The Stomoxys calcitrans chromosome 3, idStoCalc2.1, whole genome shotgun sequence genome includes a region encoding these proteins:
- the LOC106081300 gene encoding uncharacterized protein LOC106081300: protein MTKLWKMTLLIHLLVLHLTPTVFCSPSPTSLASSSSSSHYGRAQKTKHYAGAGTSYHLSKALASSSAAGAAASASHPTELEHHHHQHQRRQQFGSNSRHLNGRKQQHVENVGVSSGYALVDEPTISEEYMDPFPQPHSPDNTVIVNHQQMSTCQTVCACKWKGGKQTVECIDRLLKQIPDNIDPSTQVLDMSGNKLQTLLNEEFVRINLLNLQKLYLRNCRIEHIEPQTFKGLTNLVELDLSQNLLYNVPSMALSYISSLRDLTIASNRIQKIEPNAFMDTPALHKLDLSHCDIQVIAPQAFEGLEGLTLLRLNGNKLSELVPKTIETLSRLHGIELHDNPWICDCRLRDAKLWLMQKNIPYPVAPVCGGGPERVLDQSFAELSIDDFACKPEILPSSHYVEATMGENASILCRAKAIPAPVVNWYWNGRLLSNNTAFSSHQRLHILEHGGFEKTSRLVMTNAQEIDSSEFFCVAENRAGSSEANFTLHVRMRAAGMASLGSGQIVGLSAALVILILCVLLFVMFLMMRLKREPYNATKTPNNMEVITSINQQNMMGNKSQANGMNGNVGSGNGSGGDAKIITDEMDLGEKDTSSIQSANPLQKPPRLTDMAYSTNGSVLATAPCFISPTASAGNNPDLINDTKRFEGDEFADLKIPPILTKALNSELAGLTTNGEYKRAGGCDSLYPSGLWEDITAVACTSSADDLFLRRYSDKTPIMESTQLYDMHESGSSTDNFSKTFPRTHFNHTLQSNEGSCHMNTESTASTTTTNLSNSGSGLVMGGYPNDYGLPVVPGAELQLQHHLQMNPLQKQLMCGTLGRPGASNPLCRATLTSSNYTGTTTTSSPPPFTSRTLPRQRPHNTSLEASSSSRTSPIHTSLAPNSASINAKTIRVWQKGGVPVLPPVTAIKRALISTTSRNSPDEGYQEGCGTDV from the coding sequence ATGACAAAACTTTGGAAGATGACACTTCTGATCCATTTGTTGGTTCTGCATTTAACACCAACTGTGTTCTGCTCGCCCTCGCCCACATCGTTGGCATCTTCTTCATCGTCTTCACACTATGGCCGTGCTCAAAAAACCAAACATTATGCCGGTGCTGGGACCTCATATCACCTGAGCAAAGCGTTGGCGTCATCCTCGGCAGCAGGTGCGGCAGCATCAGCATCACATCCCACCGAGTTggagcatcatcatcatcagcatcagcgTCGTCAACAGTTTGGCTCAAACTCTCgacacttaaatggccgcaaaCAGCAGCATGTGGAGAATGTGGGTGTCAGCAGCGGCTATGCGCTGGTGGATGAGCCCACTATATCAGAGGAATACATGGATCCATTCCCCCAACCCCATTCGCCGGACAACACTGTCATTGTCAATCATCAGCAGATGAGCACTTGTCAGACGGTGTGCGCCTGCAAGTGGAAGGGTGGCAAACAGACGGTCGAATGTATTGATCGCCTGCTTAAACAGATACCGGACAACATAGACCCCTCCACCCAGGTGCTGGATATGTCGGGCAACAAGCTGCAGACCCTGCTGAACGAAGAGTTTGTGCGCATAAATCTGCTGAACCTGCAGAAATTGTATCTGCGCAATTGTCGCATCGAGCACATAGAGCCGCAAACATTTAAGGGACTCACAAATCTGGTCGAATTGGACCTGTCCCAAAATCTGCTGTACAACGTACCCTCCATGGCCCTGAGTTATATCTCCTCGTTGCGGGATTTGACCATAGCCTCGAATCGCATACAGAAAATTGAACCCAACGCCTTTATGGATACCCCCGCTCTGCATAAATTGGACTTATCGCACTGTGACATACAGGTCATTGCTCCGCAAGCCTTTGAGGGTCTGGAGGGTCTTACGCTGCTGCGTTTAAATGGCAACAAGTTGAGTGAATTGGTTCCTAAGACCATTGAGACACTGAGCCGTTTGCATGGCATTGAGTTGCATGATAATCCCTGGATATGCGATTGTCGCCTGCGCGATGCCAAACTATGGCTTATGCAGAAGAATATACCATACCCGGTGGCTCCAGTGTGTGGAGGCGGTCCGGAAAGGGTGCTAGATCAATCGTTTGCCGAACTGAGTATAGATGATTTTGCCTGCAAGCCCGAGATCTTGCCCTCAAGTCATTATGTGGAAGCCACCATGGGTGAAAATGCCTCCATATTGTGCAGGGCCAAAGCCATACCAGCACCTGTGGTCAACTGGTATTGGAATGGCCGGCTGTTGAGCAACAACACCGCTTTCAGCTCCCACCAGCGTCTGCATATACTGGAACATGGAGGTTTTGAGAAAACCTCTCGCTTGGTTATGACCAATGCTCAAGAGATCGACTCCAGCGAATTCTTTTGCGTGGCCGAAAATCGTGCTGGCTCCTCCGAGGCCAATTTTACATTACATGTGCGCATGAGAGCGGCCGGCATGGCATCCTTGGGCAGCGGTCAGATCGTGGGCTTAAGTGCGGCCCTAGTAATTCTAATATTATGTGTTCTTCTCTTTGTCATGTTCCTAATGATGCGCCTCAAACGGGAGCCGTATAACGCCACCAAGACGCCCAACAACATGGAAGTCATCACCAGCATCAACCAGCAAAACATGATGGGCAACAAGAGCCAAGCGAATGGCATGAACGGCAATGTAGGCTCTGGCAATGGCTCTGGGGGAGATGCAAAAATTATCACCGATGAAATGGATCTGGGCGAAAAGGACACCTCGTCCATTCAAAGTGCAAATCCCCTGCAGAAACCACCCCGACTCACCGACATGGCCTACTCTACCAATGGCAGTGTTTTGGCCACAGCACCCTGTTTCATATCGCCCACCGCCTCCGCTGGCAATAATCCGGATTTAATCAATGACACCAAACGCTTCGAGGGAGATGAATTTGCCGATTTGAAAATACCACCCATCCTGACGAAGGCCTTAAACTCGGAGCTGGCCGGCCTGACCACCAATGGAGAATATAAACGAGCTGGTGGCTGCGATTCGCTGTACCCCTCCGGCCTGTGGGAGGACATAACAGCAGTGGCTTGCACCTCATCGGCCGACGATTTATTCCTGCGACGTTACTCGGACAAAACGCCCATCATGGAGAGCACCCAGCTGTACGATATGCACGAGAGTGGTAGTAGCACGGATAACTTTAGTAAAACCTTTCCACGCACTCATTTCAATCACACCCTGCAATCCAATGAGGgcagctgtcatatgaacactGAATCCACAGCTTCCACAACAACAACGAACCTTTCCAACTCCGGCTCCGGCCTGGTAATGGGTGGTTATCCTAACGACTATGGCTTGCCGGTGGTGCCCGGTGCCGAGCTACAGCTGCAGCATCACCTACAAATGAATCCTCTGCAGAAGCAGCTGATGTGCGGCACACTGGGTCGGCCAGGCGCCAGCAATCCGCTGTGTAGAGCTACATTAACTTCAAGTAACTACACGGGCACTACCACCACCAGCAGTCCACCGCCCTTCACCAGCCGAACTCTGCCACGCCAGAGGCCTCACAACACCAGCCTTGAGGCCAGCAGCAGCTCGCGAACATCGCCCATCCACACCAGCCTAGCACCAAATTCTGCATCGATTAATGCCAAGACGATACGTGTTTGGCAAAAAGGTGGAGTTCCTGTCCTGCCACCCGTGACTGCAATCAAGCGGGCCCTCATCAGCACCACCAGTCGCAACTCTCCAGACGAGGGCTACCAAGAAGGCTGTGGCACCGATGTGTAA
- the LOC106081289 gene encoding histidine protein methyltransferase 1 homolog has translation MFKFDFKVEVDEEATPFTNETKDSSKAADDSSSKEWYNAEEVFATRDVLDSIDVCRLNSVQKTYNTVSMRYMISGFLLEDIRENDDQVTDIKKAEENHSDLIPAVYEGGAKIWECTDDLLLYLSQNTSSGEWEGKNVLDLGCGSGLLGIYAFKCGAKVTFQDYNKDVLEKITLPNVLLNTLLEAEEEEETYDFDKVIENTRFYSGDWQKWSNLTEGSQLFDMILTSETIYNAQNHQKLLNCLCDKLTVDGKVYVAAKTYYFGVGGGLRQFESLIEKDQRLSFKSVWLSTEGVNREIILLERKTP, from the exons ATGtttaaatttgatttcaaaGTTGAAGTGGACGAGGAAGCAACTCCATTTACCAACGAAACGAAAGATTCTTCAAAAGCAGCTGACGATTCGTCTTCAAAGGAGTGGTATAATGCCGAGGAAGTATTTGCCACAAGAGATGTATTGGACAGCATTGATGTGTGCAGACTAAATTCTGTGCAAAAAACCTACAACACAGTGTCTATGAGATATATGATATCCGGATTTCTCTTAGAGGACATACGAGAGAACGATGATCAAGTGACGGATATCAAAAAGGCAGAAGAAAATCATTCAGATCTCATACCCGCCGTTTATGAAGGAGGTGCTAAAATCTGGGAATGTACAGATGACCTCTtgttatatttgtcacaaaataCGAGTTCTGGAGAATGGGAAGGCAAGAATGTTTTAGACCTGGGATGTGGATCAGGTTTGTTGGGAATATACGCATTCAAATGTGGTGCGAAGGTTACGTTCCAGGATTAT AACAAGgatgttttggaaaaaattacatTACCCAATGTTCTGCTTAACACCTTGCTAGAGGCTGAAGAGGAAGAAGAAACTTATGATTTTGACAAAGTAATAGAAAATACACGTTTCTATTCCGGGGACTGGCAGAAGTGGTCCAATCTGACTGAAGGTTCTCAATTATTTGATATGATCTTAACTTCTGAAACAATTTACAACGCCCAGAATCATCAGAAGCTTCTAAACTGTCTATGTGACAAACTGACAGTGGATGGcaaggtttatgtggcagctaaaaCTTATTATTTTGGAGTTGGAGGAGGACTACGACAATTTGAGTCTCTAATAGAGAAAGACCAAAGATTGAGTTTTAAGTCTGTGTGGTTGTCAACTGAAGGTGTAAATAGAGAGATTATTTTATTAGAAAGAAAAACCCCTTAA
- the LOC106095409 gene encoding splicing factor 3B subunit 2, with the protein MADPFGECPPNMPPVGNGGAPPPPLMPLPPGMRPPGPGFLPNPGASFPNMQQIPPPQPWMNAPPADQNNQPPPQQQQQQPPHNVISQNDVNGNSDSGDGSSNGENSNEDNKDNGKCPEVVLPKALEDVLALKDQRAAEFDVNTEDFSNEDNAGQSSTVATGVISNDYADAGEDSDDEGENLMNGGELSKPGKLSKVEKNKKKKRRKKLNKQLKRQQEQTRAEERSKDIEVAATSENVDENQEEDKDKELPDEPKFKESKSKNKDKKKDAETSKISEETENSNEDVTIEYVPERITIADLAPMYRQFYRVFEMFKLENKPKVSEKEKAAAEAAEANANQKKPLSRVPEEEEEEVDEDKLDDKEKLSKRKLKKLTRLSVAELKQLVSRPDVVEMHDVTARDPKLLVQLKAYRNTVQVPRHWCFKRKYLQGKRGIEKPPFDLPAFIKKTGIMEMRESLQEKDDAKSLKSKMRERVRPKMGKIDIDYQKLHDAFFKWQTKPRMTIHGDLYYEGKEFETRLKEKKPGDLSEELRIALGMPVGPNAHKIPPPWLIAQQRYGPPPSYPNLKIPGLNAPIPEGCSFGYHAGGWGKPPVDENGKPLYGDVFGTSIVDIDNGIDEGDIERNQWGELESESEESSEEEEEDGEDMTNQPDESGLVTPAEGLVTPSGLTSVPAGMETPENIELRKKKIEQEMEDNETPVLYHVLPEKRTDRIGASMMGSTHVYDVGGVKQTATRAAVASGREGTVELALDPSELDMDNDAMAQRYEQQMREQQNHLQKEDLSDMLAEHVAQQKFKRKRQQADPAKTTKKYKEFKF; encoded by the exons ATGGCAGACCCCTTTGGAGAA TGCCCCCCTAATATGCCGCCTGTGGGAAATGGTGGTGCGCCGCCTCCACCCTTAATGCCTTTACCACCTGGCATGAGACCACCAGGACCCGGATTTCTACCAAATCCAGGCGCTAGTTTTCCTAACATGCAGCAAATACCTCCACCACAACCTTGGATGAACGCACCGCCGGCAGATCAAAATAATCAACCTCCgccccaacaacaacagcagcagccgcCACATAATGTTATTAGTCAAAATGATGTAAACGGCAATTCAGACTCAGGCGATGGATCTTCCAATGGTGAAAACTCCAATGAAGATAATAAGGATAATGGGAAATGCCCGGAGGTAGTGCTGCCAAAAGCACTGGAAGACGTATTGGCTTTGAAAGATCAACGTGCGGCCGAGTTCGATGTAAATACAGAGGATTTTTCGAATGAGGACAATGCTGGTCAATCGTCAACTGTGGCCACAGGCGTAATAAGTAACGATTATGCTGATGCGGGTGAAGATTCGGACGACGAAGGAGAAAATCTCATGAACGGTGGCGAACTATCAAAGCCCGGCAAGTTGAGTAAggtagaaaaaaacaaaaagaagaagCGACGCAAGAAGCTTAATAAACAACTGAAGCGGCAACAGGAACAGACACGAGCTGAAGAACGTTCCAAGGACATTGAAGTTGCGGCTACATCTGAAAATGTTGATGAAAATCAGGAAGAAGACAAGGATAAGGAGTTACCCGACGAACCAAAATTCAAGGAAAGCAAATCGAAAAACAAAGACAAGAAGAAAGATGCTGAGACGTCAAAGATTTCCGAAGAAACTGAAAATTCAAATGAAGATGTGACCATTGA GTATGTTCCAGAGCGTATTACCATTGCCGATTTGGCACCCATGTACCGTCAGTTTTATCGTGTttttgaaatgttcaaattGGAAAACAAGCCAAAGGTTTCAGAAAAGGAAAAAGCAGCCGCCGAAGCAGCAGAGGCGAATGCCAATCAAAAGAAACCTCTCAGCAGGGTGCCcgaagaggaggaggaggaagtCGATGAGGACAAGCTGGACGATAAAGAAAAGCTATCTAAGCGCAAACTCAAAAAACTTACGCGTTTAAGCGTAGCAGAATTGAAGCAGCTCGTCTCAAGACCAGATGTAGTGGAAATGCATGATGTCACTGCCAGAGATCCTAAATTGCTTGTGCAGTTAAAGGCGTATCGAAATACTGTGCAGGTGCCACGTCACTGGTGTTTCAAACGCAAATATTTGCAGGGCAAACGGGGTATAGAGAAACCTCCATTCGATCTACCAGCATTTATCAAGAAGACTGGCATTATGGAGATGCGAGAATCTCTGCAGGAGAAAGATGACGCCAAATCTCTGAAAAGTAAAATGCGTGAAAGAGTACGCCCAAAAATGGGTAAAATTGATATTGATTACCAGAAATTGCACGATGCCTTTTTCAAGTGGCAAACCAAGCCCAGAATGACCATACATGGTGATCTCTATTATGAAGGCAAAGAATTTGAAACTAGGTTGAAAGAGAAGAAACCAGGCGACCTGTCAGAGGAGTTGCGTATAGCTTTGGGTATGCCTGTGGGACCAAATGCGCATAAGATACCACCGCCATGGTTAATTGCTCAACAACGTTATGGACCTCCGCCGtcctatccaaatctgaagataCCTGGCCTAAACGCTCCCATTCCTGAAGGCTGTTCATTCGGTTATCATGCTGGTGGTTGGGGTAAGCCGCCCGTCGACGAAAACGGAAAGCCTCTGTATGGTGATGTGTTTGGCACAAGCATTGTGGATATAGAT aaTGGCATAGACGAGGGCGATATTGAACGCAATCAGTGGGGCGAGTTGGAGTCTGAATCGGAGGAATCATCTGAAGAGGAAGAAGAAGACGGCGAAGATATGACTAACCAACCTGACGAAAGCGGCTTGGTTACACCTGCCGAGGGCCTTGTAACGCCTTCAGGTTTGACTAGTGTCCCAGCCGGCATGGAAACCCCAGAGAATATTGAATTGCGTAAAAAGAAGATTGAACAGGAAATGGAAGA TAACGAAACACCAGTTTTATACCACGTTCTGCCTGAGAAACGAACTGATCGCATTGGTGCTTCTATGATGGGTTCAACGCATGTGTATGATGTAGGCGGTGTCAAGCAGACAGCAACCAGGGCAGCTGTAGCATCAGGTCGCGAAGGAACTGTCGAATTGGCCTTAGATCCATCCGAATTGGACATGGATAACGATGCTATGGCGCAACGCTACGAACAACAAATGCGCGAACAACAAAATCACTTACAAAAAGAAGATCTATCCGACATGTTGGCTGAACATGTCGCCCAGCAGAAGTTCAAACGCAAACGTCAACAAGCCGATCCGGCCAAGACCACAAAAAAGTACAAGGAATTCAAATTCTGA
- the LOC106081297 gene encoding pre-mRNA-processing factor 40 homolog A isoform X2, with protein MNLPPAAAGAPPALGGMAFPPVVPQFNIPPPGFGAPPPAELAAAFGSAPPNTEWTEHKAPDGRPYYYNNITKQSSWEKPEVLMSPAERLKHQCPWKEYRSDAGKVYYHNVTTKESRWEPPPEFLEMQAKVKAEEAAAAAKAVAAMTSSSLAGIVPPAALASILPATLPTVSKIHTPDIHSPLTPGSNENSSSALDQAMAATLASIEIPSSNKEDKENKKDTSDESRLVFKDKKEAIEAFKELLKDRNVPSNANWDQCVKIISKDPRYSSFKNLNEKKQTFNAYKTQKLKDEKEEARLKAKKAKEDLEKFLMTCDKMNSTLRYYKCEELFANNRTWTSVPEQDRRDIYEDCIFNLAKREKEEARMMKKRNMKVLGELLESMTSITYSTTWAEAQVMLLENSAFKNDVNLLGMDKEDALIVFEEHIRTLEREEDEDKEREKKRLKRQQRKNRDNFLTLLDSLHEEGKLTSMSLWVELYPIISADIRFSAMLGQTGSTPLDLFKFYVEDLKARYHDEKKIIREILKEKQFTVKASTTFEDFATVVCEDKRSASLDAGNVKLTYNSLLEKAEAIEKERLKEETKRLRKLENEIKAAWLEANVSPHEPFESAQKLVEHLEAYAIYEKELGVRKIWDDFVRESEDACTHHHSRSKKSKKNKKHKKRLRSSSRSDIENDPTEIERPRKKKSRSRSSSCESERGHSLNGSPTTLAIEELLASQPKKKKKDKKNKKDKERKHHHDKRSVTPLSPTASNRSQTSSRNDEQALSETELESKRAALLAQLNEQMEE; from the exons ATGAATTTACCGCCGGCAGCAGCTGGTGCTCCACCTGCATTGGGCGGTATGGCCTTTCCCCCCGTAGTTCCTCAATTCAACATACCACCGCCTGGATTTGGGGCTCCGCCACCCGCCGAACTGGCAGCAGCCTTTGGGTCGGCCCCACCTAACACGGAATGGACAGAGCATAAGGCACCTGATGGTCGGCCATATTATTATAacaacataacaaaacaaagttCCTGGGAAAAACCAGAAGTACTTATGTCGCCAGCTGAACGTTTGAAACATCAATGTCCCTGGAAGGAGTATCGTTCGGATGCAGGCAAGGTGTATTACCACAATGTTACCACCAAAGAATCGCGTTGGGAGCCACCACCAGAATTTTTGGAAATGCAAGCTAAAGTGAAAGCTGAAGA ggctgctgctgctgccaaaGCTGTTGCTGCCATGACATCCTCAAGCTTGGCCGGTATTGTCCCCCCAGCTGCTTTGGCAAGTATTTTGCCAGCCACCTTGCCAACTGTTTCCAAAATTCACACACCGGATATACATTCTCCCTTGACGCCTGGTAGCAATGAGAACTCTTCCTCGGCGCTGGATCAGGCTATGGCTGCTACTCTGGCGTCAATTGAGATTCCTTCGTCCAACAAAGAAGATAAAGAAA ATAAGAAAGATACCTCCGATGAAAGTCGTTTAGTGTTCAAGGATAAAAAGGAGGCTATAGAGGCCTTCAAGGAACTTTTAAAAGATAGAAATGTTCCCTCCAATGCAAACTGGGACCAATGTGTTAAAATTATTTCCAAAGATCCACGGTATAGCTCCTTTAAAAATCTGAATGAGAAAAAGCAAACCTTCAACGCCTACAAAACCCAAAAGCTTAAAGACGAAAAAGAGGAGGCTCGTTTGAAGGCCAAGAAGGCTAAAGAGGATCTGGAAAAATTCCTCATGACttgtgacaaaatgaattctACTCTAAGGTACTATAAGTGTGAGGAACTTTTTGCTAACAATAGAACTTGGACATCGGTGCCTGAAcaagatcgtcgtgacatttatgAGGATTGCATTTTTAACTTGGCCAAGCGGGAGAAAGAAGAGGCTAGAATGATGAAAAAGAGAAACATGAAAGTTCTGGGGGAGCTACTGGAATCTATGACATCCATAACATATTCGACAACATGGGCGGAGGCTCAAGTAATGCTATTGGAAAATTCTGCTTTCAAGAATGACGTGAATCTACTTGGTATGGATAAGGAAGACGCACTTATTGTATTCGAAGAACATATACGTACGTTAGAACGAGAAGAGGACGAAGATAAGGAGAGGGAAAAGAAGCGACTTAAGAGGCAACAGCGCAAGAACAGGGACAATTTCCTGACTCTCTTAGACTCTCTGCATGAAGAAGGCAAACTTACGTCCATGTCCCTTTGGGTGGAACTATACCCCATTATATCAGCCGATATAAGATTCTCAGCAATGCTGGGCCAAACTGGCTCAACACCATTGGATTTGTTTAAATTCTATGTAGAAGATCTCAAAGCGAGGTATCATgatgaaaagaaaattatacGCGAAATTCTTAAGgaaaaacaattcactgttaaGGCTAGCACCACATTCGAAGACTTTGCCACAGTGGTTTGTGAAGACAAACGTTCTGCTTCTTTGGATGCTGGTAATGTTAAACTCACCTACAACTCACTGCTTGAGAAAGCGGAAGCCATTGAAAAGGAGCGGTTGAAAGAGGAAACGAAACGTCTGCGAAAATTGGAAAATGAGATCAAGGCGGCCTGGTTAGAGGCCAATGTTTCACCGCATGAACCTTTCGAATCTGCCCAAAAACTTGTGGAGCACTTGGAAGCCTATGCCATTTATGAAAAAGAACTGGGAGTGCGTAAAATTTGGGATGATTTCGTAAGAGAAAGTGAGGATGCCTGCACCCATCATCATTCACGTTCAAAGAAATCTAAAAAGaacaaaaagcacaaaaaaCGTTTACGTTCCAGTTCGAGATCG GATATTGAAAATGATCCAACGGAAATTGAGAGACCACGTAAAAAGAAATCCCGTTCAAGATCT TCGTCCTGTGAATCAGAGAGAGGTCATTCTCTTAATGGTTCCCCTACCACACTGGCCATCGAAGAACTTCTGGCCTCACAacccaaaaagaagaagaaggataaaaaaaataaaaaggataAGGAACGCAAGCATCACCATGATAAACGCTCCGTTACCCCCCTAAGTCCCACGGCCAGTAATCGATCGCAAACAAGTTCACGCAATGACGAACAGGCGCTTAGCGAGACCGAGCTTGAATCAAAAAGAGCAGCGCTACTGGCACAACTGAATGAGCAAATGGAAGAATAA
- the LOC106081297 gene encoding pre-mRNA-processing factor 40 homolog A isoform X1 — translation MNLPPAAAGAPPALGGMAFPPVVPQFNIPPPGFGAPPPAELAAAFGSAPPNTEWTEHKAPDGRPYYYNNITKQSSWEKPEVLMSPAERLKHQCPWKEYRSDAGKVYYHNVTTKESRWEPPPEFLEMQAKVKAEEAAAAAKAVAAMTSSSLAGIVPPAALASILPATLPTVSKIHTPDIHSPLTPGSNENSSSALDQAMAATLASIEIPSSNKEDKENKKDTSDESRLVFKDKKEAIEAFKELLKDRNVPSNANWDQCVKIISKDPRYSSFKNLNEKKQTFNAYKTQKLKDEKEEARLKAKKAKEDLEKFLMTCDKMNSTLRYYKCEELFANNRTWTSVPEQDRRDIYEDCIFNLAKREKEEARMMKKRNMKVLGELLESMTSITYSTTWAEAQVMLLENSAFKNDVNLLGMDKEDALIVFEEHIRTLEREEDEDKEREKKRLKRQQRKNRDNFLTLLDSLHEEGKLTSMSLWVELYPIISADIRFSAMLGQTGSTPLDLFKFYVEDLKARYHDEKKIIREILKEKQFTVKASTTFEDFATVVCEDKRSASLDAGNVKLTYNSLLEKAEAIEKERLKEETKRLRKLENEIKAAWLEANVSPHEPFESAQKLVEHLEAYAIYEKELGVRKIWDDFVRESEDACTHHHSRSKKSKKNKKHKKRLRSSSRSDIENDPTEIERPRKKKSRSRSVSVSSSVSLDSIERVSKKKKKKKNKKSSRDSSCESERGHSLNGSPTTLAIEELLASQPKKKKKDKKNKKDKERKHHHDKRSVTPLSPTASNRSQTSSRNDEQALSETELESKRAALLAQLNEQMEE, via the exons ATGAATTTACCGCCGGCAGCAGCTGGTGCTCCACCTGCATTGGGCGGTATGGCCTTTCCCCCCGTAGTTCCTCAATTCAACATACCACCGCCTGGATTTGGGGCTCCGCCACCCGCCGAACTGGCAGCAGCCTTTGGGTCGGCCCCACCTAACACGGAATGGACAGAGCATAAGGCACCTGATGGTCGGCCATATTATTATAacaacataacaaaacaaagttCCTGGGAAAAACCAGAAGTACTTATGTCGCCAGCTGAACGTTTGAAACATCAATGTCCCTGGAAGGAGTATCGTTCGGATGCAGGCAAGGTGTATTACCACAATGTTACCACCAAAGAATCGCGTTGGGAGCCACCACCAGAATTTTTGGAAATGCAAGCTAAAGTGAAAGCTGAAGA ggctgctgctgctgccaaaGCTGTTGCTGCCATGACATCCTCAAGCTTGGCCGGTATTGTCCCCCCAGCTGCTTTGGCAAGTATTTTGCCAGCCACCTTGCCAACTGTTTCCAAAATTCACACACCGGATATACATTCTCCCTTGACGCCTGGTAGCAATGAGAACTCTTCCTCGGCGCTGGATCAGGCTATGGCTGCTACTCTGGCGTCAATTGAGATTCCTTCGTCCAACAAAGAAGATAAAGAAA ATAAGAAAGATACCTCCGATGAAAGTCGTTTAGTGTTCAAGGATAAAAAGGAGGCTATAGAGGCCTTCAAGGAACTTTTAAAAGATAGAAATGTTCCCTCCAATGCAAACTGGGACCAATGTGTTAAAATTATTTCCAAAGATCCACGGTATAGCTCCTTTAAAAATCTGAATGAGAAAAAGCAAACCTTCAACGCCTACAAAACCCAAAAGCTTAAAGACGAAAAAGAGGAGGCTCGTTTGAAGGCCAAGAAGGCTAAAGAGGATCTGGAAAAATTCCTCATGACttgtgacaaaatgaattctACTCTAAGGTACTATAAGTGTGAGGAACTTTTTGCTAACAATAGAACTTGGACATCGGTGCCTGAAcaagatcgtcgtgacatttatgAGGATTGCATTTTTAACTTGGCCAAGCGGGAGAAAGAAGAGGCTAGAATGATGAAAAAGAGAAACATGAAAGTTCTGGGGGAGCTACTGGAATCTATGACATCCATAACATATTCGACAACATGGGCGGAGGCTCAAGTAATGCTATTGGAAAATTCTGCTTTCAAGAATGACGTGAATCTACTTGGTATGGATAAGGAAGACGCACTTATTGTATTCGAAGAACATATACGTACGTTAGAACGAGAAGAGGACGAAGATAAGGAGAGGGAAAAGAAGCGACTTAAGAGGCAACAGCGCAAGAACAGGGACAATTTCCTGACTCTCTTAGACTCTCTGCATGAAGAAGGCAAACTTACGTCCATGTCCCTTTGGGTGGAACTATACCCCATTATATCAGCCGATATAAGATTCTCAGCAATGCTGGGCCAAACTGGCTCAACACCATTGGATTTGTTTAAATTCTATGTAGAAGATCTCAAAGCGAGGTATCATgatgaaaagaaaattatacGCGAAATTCTTAAGgaaaaacaattcactgttaaGGCTAGCACCACATTCGAAGACTTTGCCACAGTGGTTTGTGAAGACAAACGTTCTGCTTCTTTGGATGCTGGTAATGTTAAACTCACCTACAACTCACTGCTTGAGAAAGCGGAAGCCATTGAAAAGGAGCGGTTGAAAGAGGAAACGAAACGTCTGCGAAAATTGGAAAATGAGATCAAGGCGGCCTGGTTAGAGGCCAATGTTTCACCGCATGAACCTTTCGAATCTGCCCAAAAACTTGTGGAGCACTTGGAAGCCTATGCCATTTATGAAAAAGAACTGGGAGTGCGTAAAATTTGGGATGATTTCGTAAGAGAAAGTGAGGATGCCTGCACCCATCATCATTCACGTTCAAAGAAATCTAAAAAGaacaaaaagcacaaaaaaCGTTTACGTTCCAGTTCGAGATCG GATATTGAAAATGATCCAACGGAAATTGAGAGACCACGTAAAAAGAAATCCCGTTCAAGATCT GTTTCAGTTAGTTCAAGTGTGAGCCTTGATAGCATAGAGCGTGTttcgaaaaagaagaaaaagaagaagaacaaaaagTCTTCCAGAGAT TCGTCCTGTGAATCAGAGAGAGGTCATTCTCTTAATGGTTCCCCTACCACACTGGCCATCGAAGAACTTCTGGCCTCACAacccaaaaagaagaagaaggataaaaaaaataaaaaggataAGGAACGCAAGCATCACCATGATAAACGCTCCGTTACCCCCCTAAGTCCCACGGCCAGTAATCGATCGCAAACAAGTTCACGCAATGACGAACAGGCGCTTAGCGAGACCGAGCTTGAATCAAAAAGAGCAGCGCTACTGGCACAACTGAATGAGCAAATGGAAGAATAA